The segment ATGAGAAGAACAGCATCGCTGAAGCCATTACTTCCACTAATCCTGCAGGAATTTCCTTGAATAGTTCAACATATTCCATTGCTGGTGCAACTAAGCGGTCATTGCGACTTAATTTGCGTAGTGGAGAACGTCCCACCCTTTTCACATCGTCAACGATATGTGGGTTAGAGAATCTTCCGATGATTTTTTGAATATACTTTTGATGCTCTTCCTTGTCGAACTTGTATTTTTCAACAAGCACTTTTCCTGTCTCACCTAAGACTTGCAATACCTTTTCCTCAACAGCTTTATGAGCAATAGTTTCAGAAATTGTTTTATAATCCTTTATGTTACCAAGGTATGCTGTTGTAGCATGACCTGTATTAACAGTGAATAGTTTTCTTTCAATATAAGCAGTTAAGTTTTCAACGAAATGTGCTTCTGGAATCTCAGGCTTATCACCTTTGATTTCCGTTTCATCAATAACCCACTCAAAGAATGGCTCAACAAGTACGTCCAACAGCTTTTCATTTGACTGATTCGGAACAATGCGGTCTACTGCAGAATCAGGGAATCCAATATATTCTTCCGCCCATGTTTTTTCTTCATCATTTAGGTGCTCAAACACGAACTTCTTCAATTCTGTGCTACCGCCAATCATGTTTTCACATGCAATGATATTCAAGAATTGCCCATTTTTTGCTTTTCTTGCTTTCAATCCATCTGCAATTAATGGTGCAATGAACTTAAGGATATTTGGACCAATAGCTGTTGTAACTAAATCAGCAGATGCAATTTCTTCCACTGCCTTTTCCGGATTCGCTTTACTGTTAATACCTTTAATATTAGTTACAGTAAATTGGTCCTTCGCATCATTTGCCAAAAATACATTGTATGTGCCCTCTTGGTTGATTTCATCAATGACTTTTTCATTTACATCTACAAAGTGAACTTCATACTTTGATTGATGTAATAAAAGGCCGATAAAGCCTCTCCCAATATTTCCTGCTCCAAAATGGATAGCTTTCATATTAGTTAACCTCGCTTAGAATTGAAATAATTTCCTCTTCTGATTTTGCTTGAACAAGCTTTTCAACATTTTCTTCTTCTGAACATACGATTGCGATTTGAGACAGAATCTCTAAGTGCTCTCCGTCTTTACCTGCAATACCAACTAGTAATTTCACAATGTTTCCATCACCGAAGTCAACACCGTTTGGAACTTGTACTACTGATAGACCTGATTGTAGAACAGCTGCTTTTGCTTCATCTGTACCATGTGGAATCGCTAGGAAGTTACCCATGTAAGTAGAAGAAAGCTCTTCTCTTTGAAGCATTGCTGGAATATAATCTGCTGAAACATAGCCTTGGTCTACCAAGATTTGACCAGCTAATTTAATAGCCTCTGTTTTTTCAGACACATTACTGTTTAGGATGATGTTTTCTTTTTTTAATATAGACATTTCGTTGCCTCCTGATTTGTATGAATATAGTTTTTTAAGTATTGGTTGCTAATGAAATGCGCTAATTCATCTTTAGTTCCATTTTCAAACAGCTTAATGCTAGTTTGCGACTGAATAATCAAGGAACTAATAAAGCTTAATAATTCCAATGTTGATGAAGTCAGCTCGAATGGTGCCAGCAAAAGTAAAATTCTTGTTACTTTTTCGCTTCCTCCATTCATCGCCTTCAATTCATAAGCAGTTGTTGCATCTATTATATTAAAAGATGGGTATGACACTTTATCACTTCTTGTGTGATAAAGGGCAAGTGTTGTGTCTGGAATAGCTAAGCCGCCTATCTTTTCTCTATTCTGTAGAGAACACAACACTTCGTTAGCGTCTAAGATAGAACCTTTATACAAAAGCCTTTCCAGCCCATCCTGTAATACCTTGTTTAAATCAGCATCGCCTGCTTTCCATACCTCAAAATCCTTCAATAGGTCTGCAAGTACTGTTACTTGTTTGCCTAGTTGATCAAAGTGTTGAAAGCTGAGGGATAATATCTCAACCCCATCATTAGCCGGTTCTGCTTTTTCTGTTAATTGTCCGCCTTTTTTTTGCAAAAAGTTTTTGACAAGTTCGAGTTCATGATTCGTCAAAATTGGACTGACAACAAAATAATCTCTGTTCATATCCTCAATTGGGATTGTTGATAGGATGGCATCATATTCATCAAGAGAAATGTTTTTCATTTCAAAAACAGATGCCGTTTTAATTTCAGATAGACCAGGAATCTCATTGCCAATTTTTGCGGCAAGCATTTTTGATGTACCAATTCCACTTGAGCATATAATTAAAACCCTTAATTTAGTCGTAAGCTGTTTTGAATTTAATGCCGCTCCAAAATGCAAAACCAAATAACCGATTTCCTCTTCCGGTATATCTTGATTGGGCAAGGTAAGCTCTGCTGCCTTTTTTACGACTTTAAACAATTCATAATAGTCATCTTTAATATTACTCAGCAGCGGGTTGGAAATTCTCATTTTTTGCTTTAATCTGTATAACGCTGGCTGAAGATGTGCCAACAGCCCTTGAGATAAGGTTTCATCTAATAGTCTTGTATGGAGAAGATTCTCCACATTTTTGATTAAGCTCTGCACAATGACAGCAACCTCGATATTTTCATCCTTAATCCCTATATCCTTGTCATAGCGGATTTTTGCTCCCCGCAAATGCATCGTGATATAACCAATCTCTTCATCAGGGATGGTGACTTCAAATGTTCTTTCTAAACGAGCAGCAATTTTCCGAGCAAAACTAAACTCTTTTGTCGATTTCAACTCTCGCAAATAGTCTTCTTGAAGAGTAATATTTTCGCCCCTTTGGATTCGTTCCATCGCCAAGGCAATATGGACAACCAACCCAACATAAGAGCTGTCTGCCAGACTGTACGGCAGCTCTTCATTGATTTCCTCAATGATTCCCTCTATCAAGATGATCTTTTCTTTATGGACTAGGCCTAACAGCCTTTCTGAAATAGAATCTATTTTATTGGTGGATTTCTTTTGAATATTGTCTCTGACCATCTTCAAAAATTCTGGCACGTCAAATCTTTCCGAGATAAGACTTGTTATTGCCTTTCTTTTTGCATCCTCTGAACCTTCCAGTTCGATTCCATAACCCCGCTTACGCACAAGCTGCAGATCATATCGTTTAATAATCGGTTCAAGCTTATCCAAATCGTGACTGACAGTTGCTGTTGTTACACCCATATCGTTCGCAAGAGAAAAAAGCTTAACAGGCTCTTTATTATCCAACAGTGTACATAAAGCGACGATAAGCCTTTCATCAGGTGTATATTCTGTAAAATCCTGTTTAAGGATCGTTACTCTTAATTGGTAAATATCACCTTGTGCACCAATTACCTTTACTCCCACTCCTGCTTTTTTTTGAAGCTTTAAGTGGAATGCCTGCAAAACATCTTCAATATTTTTTAGGTCACGGTGGATTGTCCGCTCACTCACATTCACAATATCAGCAAGCTGCTTGATTGTGACATCCTCTTTCATATCTTCAAGCAAAAATTGTAAAATCAGTCTTTCTCTTGCAGAAATAACCATGCCATACCACCTTGTTTTCTTGACATAATTTAATTATAAATAAGAGTTTAACAAGACTCAAACAGTTGTTAAGGCATTTTTTTCACATCTAATGTTGCCATTATTAAATTACCATAGAATGGTTTAGTTGATGGTTTATTTTACCCGCTTTTAAGACTTTTACAACCTAAAAAGGAGCATTACCTAATTAAGGTAAGCTCCTCCCAACATTATTTCAAGTTATTGATAATCTCATCATATTTAGGGCTGTTCATAAAGTTTTCTACAGATACGTGTTGTGCGTTTGGAAGCTTAGCCACTGCACGGTCTGTCAAATCTTTATGTGTGATAACAAGGTCAGCATCATTCGGAAGGTTTGCGATAGATGTATTTGTTACATCAACACCTTCAACACCAGCTTTTTTCACTTTATTACGCATGATGGAAGCACCCATAGCACTTGAACCCATACCTGCGTCACATGCAAAGATAATTTTCTTCACAGTGCTATAGTCAAATTCTGCAGCTTCGTTAGTTGCTTCAGCAGCTTCAACAGATGCATCAGCGCCAGTAACAGCACCTGCAACAGAGCTCTTTTTACCTTTAAGCTCTTGCATTTTTTCAGCAGCAGCATTGATATCTTCTGCTTCGCCTTTGCTTGTTTTCAAAACAATTGCACCAATTACGAAGGAAACAACAGCAGCAACAATTACACCTGCTAATACTCCTAAATGCTCACCTTTAGGAGACAATGCCATAATGGCAATAATGCTTCCTGGTGATGGTGTTGCAACAAGTCCTGCATTGAATACAGTGAATGTGAACACACCACTCATTCCCCCCCCAATAACTGCCAACAGCATTGCAGGCTTCATTAGGATGTAAGGGAAGTAAATTTCATGAATACCACCTAAGAAGTGGATAATCGCTGCACCAGGTGCAGTTTGTTTTGATGTACCTTTACCAAAAATACTATATGCCAATAACACACCAAGACCTGGTCCTGGGTTTGCTTCTAGTAAGAATAGGATTGATTTCCCTACTTCTTTTGCTTGATCTACACCAATTGGTCCAAGAATACCTTGGTTGATCGCATTGTTCAAGAACAAGACTTTAGCTGGTTCAATAAGGATACTTGCAAGTGGCAGAAGGTTTGCATCGACAATAAATTCTACTCCACTTGAAAGCATTTGGCTTAATGCTTCAACAAGAGGTCCTACAAACTTTAATGCAAGAAGTGTAATAATTGCACCTAGAATACCTGCTGAGAAGTTGTTTACTAACATTTCAAAGCCTGCTTTTACTTTACCTCTGAACAGATCGTCGACTTTTTTGATCAAGTAACCGCCGAGAGGACCCATAATCATTGCTCCAAGGAACATCGGAATATCAGAACCGACGATAACACCCATTGTTGCGATGGCACCGACTACGCCCCCGCGGACATCGTAAACCATTTTACCGCCAGTATAACCAATTAATAATGGCAGCAAGTATTTGATCATTGGATCAACTAGTTGTGCAAAACTTTCGTTTGGAAAGTATCCAGATGGTATAAAAAGTGCTGTAATAATTCCCCAAGCGATAAATGCGCCGATATTCGGCATTACCATTCCGCTCAGGTGACTTCCAAAACGCTGTATTTTAACGCGAAAACCTTTATTATTTTCGTTCGACATTAATTGTTCACCCCTTATTCTTTCTACCTTCATGATAAAGCGGTTTCAGCTTCGTTACAATTTAAACTAAGTATAACTTTGACGGACACAATGTTGACATAATTAAATAGAATGATTCTTTTCCAATTATTAGTTTAAAAAAATACCTATTATTGGTTTTTTTGACTTTTTTAAACTATAAACTAGTTTATAAGGCATACCTTCCGTTTATTTTCCACAAAAAAAAGGACTTCATGCACAATGAAGTCCTCTTTTTTTAAATTGTTTCTTTTTTAATGGATGTTTTAAATACTTCGATGAAATGAATATGATGCTCCTCTATGCTTTTTAGTTTAAAAACATAATCTTCTTCTTCAATTTCATCGCCTTCGACAGCTTCAAAATTATTAGTCAAGAACCAACCTCCGATTGTATCCACTTCCTCTTCAGATAGATGGATGCCAAGAAGGTCGTTAACTTCACTAATAAGTACCTTTCCGCTCAAAATATAGTGGTTTTCTTTTATTTTGCGGATTTCCGCTACTTCATCCTCATCGAACTCATCTCGAATATCGCCGACGATTTCTTCCAATATATCCTCTGCAGTCACAATTCCCGATGTTCCGCCATACTCATCAAGCAGGATTGCCATATGGGTACGTTCCTTCTGCATCTTAATAAGCAAGTCACGAATAGGTATTGTTTCAATCACGCGGATAATGGGCTTCATATAATTCTCCAGATCCATCTGTTCCTGCTCTTGGATCCTTGCTGTTAAGAATTCTCTAATGTTGATTAAACCGATAACATTGTCCTTATCACCATTCACTAATGGATAACGGGTATAGTTTTCCTCTTCTAAAATGTCCATAATTTCATCAAAGGTATTGTCTAAACTGATTGTTACCATCTCTGTTCGAGGAACCATAATTTCCTTCGCTATTCTCTCATCAAATTCAAAAATATTGTTTACGTATGCTAATTCATTTTTATTTATTTCACCGCTTTTATAGCTTTCAGACATTAAAATACGGAGTTCCTCTTCTGAGTGGGCAAGCTCATGCTCTGATGCTGGCTTTAGGCCAAACATTCCTGTTAAAACACGAGCAGATCCGTTCAAAAGCCAAATAAATGGATACAACAACCTGTAAAACCAAATAATTGGTGGAGAGAAAAGCAAAGTAATCATTTCAGCTTTTTGGATAGCGACTGTTTTAGGAGCAAGTTCTCCGACAACCACATGGATAAAGGTAACAGACACAAAGGCTATCCCAAAAGATAAAATGGTCGAAACAGACCCCGATACATGAAACTTCTCGAATACCGGATGAAGAATTGCTTCCACCGTAGGTTCACCAATCCACCCTAAACCTAGCGCTGTTACTGTAATACCTAGCTGACAAGCTGACAGATATTCGTCAAGGTGGCTAGTTACTCTTTTCGCAGCTAACGCACCTTTTCTTCCTTCTGCTACAAGCTGATCTATCCTTGAACCCCTTACTTTAACGATTGCAAACTCTGTTGCAACGAAAAAACCTGTAAAAGCTATAAGTATTGCGAATAAAATTATATTAAAAATTTCCAATGAACAGCCTAAAAAGGCTTACACCTCCTGATATTATAAGAAAATTAGCTTAAATTAGCAGCAATGTCTGCAAAGAAGGAAATACTCTCATCTGAAATAGTATTTCTAACTTCCTTCTTTTTATGTTGGCACCCAAATGCATATTCACAGGACAATCCCCCACATATTTCTGGGTTGCTTACTGCGATTTGTAATGGGGGCAATATATCATTACATATCATAATCTCATCCAATTTAAGCCTTTTTTCTATGCATTACTTCATCTATATAATGAAACTTATTGCAGCATCACCGTAACACATAATATGCAGCAGAAATTCTGGATGGATAGACTTTGGTTCGTGTAATGAATATCACTTCGTTTTACCCTGTTTGTAATTTCCTTTAGTTGCACAGCCCCATTTCTTCCACCCCCCATAAAAACGTTTTAATTGAATGAAATAATTATATAGGTGAACACGAATAATATTCAAGAAAAAACCCTTTCTAAGCTAGTCTAAATGTTGGAATACAAGCATTGTTGCATATTGGAACGTTTACATTTGACTCATCTTCGGTAATACCCTATAATTAAGTTATGTTACTCAATACTATTATTTTTATATGTTGAGTTACATTATATCTAAAGGAGCAAAGAATATGGAAGTTGTAGAAGCAATAAAGGACTTAAAGCAGATAAACAGCATGAAGCGTTACTTAAAAAAACAATCTGAACGTGACTACTTGCTGTTTTTGCTTGGCATCAATACTGGTTTGACGATAACGGAGCTATTAGATATCCGTATTTCGGATCTTCTTGAGGGAGATGGAATCTGCGATTTCTACACGATTAAAAAGGATGATCTTCGGGATGAGCGTAAGGTTTATTTAAACCAAAAGGTAAAAAAGGAAATATTGCATTATGTCTCAACATGCAATCATGAACCTGACAGCTATTTATTCCAGTCGAAAAAATCCAAAAACCATCTTAGCAGACAGCAGGCATACAGAATCATTCACCAGGCTGCTGAAGCGTTAGGCATCGGCTCCAATATCGGCACTAATTCGATGCGCAAGACATTTGGCTATCATGCTTATAAGCGAGGTGTTGCTATTTCCTTACTGCAAAAGCATTTCCACCATTCTACAAAGCAAGAGACTTACAAGTTCCTTGGGATTAACAAAGAAGAGGTAACCATTCCTCGCATCGATGTAAATTTATAAAAAATATATTAAGGAGGAAAGAAAGATGAATATCAGAGAGACTGAACTCCCTGGCATTGGAAAAAAATTCGAACTAATAACAAAAAACAACGATAAGGTAGTAATTGTCATTCATGATGATGGCAGACGCGAGGTTTATCATTTTGATGATGATGACCATGAGGAAAGCATCTCAAGCGTTACTTTCAACGATTTAGAATCAAGACAAATTGCAGGTATCCTTGGCGGGATGGCGTACAAACCAAAAGCTCTAGAAAATATCGAAATGGCCTTTAATGATTTAATTATCGAATGGTATAAGGTGGAACGCGACTCTAAAGCTGCGAATCATACGATTGGGGATATGGATATTCGCAACAACTACAAAGTAAATGTTATTGCCATCATGAAAAAAGGCGCTGACAAGATGCTTAGCCCTGGGCCAGACACATTAGTTGAAGCAGGCGACACCCTTGTCATATCAGGAGAAAGGCAGCACTTAAAGAAAATAATACTTGAGCAATTGACTAAAAGCACTGGAGGTGACACTTAATGGATCACTTAGTTTTTGAAGTTGGTACCGCGTTACTTCTAGTTGCCCTTGCAGCCATTTTGGCGGGCAAACTGAAGTTCTCCATTATTCCATTTTTAATCATTGTCGGCATGTTGGTTGGTCCCCATGCACCCCATTTTGGAATCATTGACCTCAGATTCATTGAAAGTGCCGAAATCATTAACTTTATGGGCAGAATCGGTGTGCTATTCCTCCTCTTCTATTTAGGGTTGGAATTCTCCGTTGGCAAACTGATTAAATCAGGCCGCTCTATTGTCACTGCCGGCACAATATATATAATAATTAACTTCTCACTAGGGCTTATATACGGCTTCTTAAATGGCTTTGACGTAATCGAGGTCTTTATTATTTCGGGTATTATTACTATTTCCTCAAGCGCAATAGTAGCAAAAGTACTCGTCGATTTACGTAGAACTGGTAATGCTGAAACTGAGCTAATACTCGGTATTATCATGTTTGAGGATATTTTCCTTGCCGTTTATTTATCAGTCATTTCTGGTCTCGTTTTAGGAGACGCCACATCCATCGGCGGAACACTGCTTAGCATTGGTACTGCTCTCGGATATATGCTACTATTTTTCGTTATTGCCCGAAAAGGTGCACCTCTATTAAATAAACTGCTAGATATCTCTTCTAACGAGATTTTTATTATTGTCATCTTCGCAGCACTGTTTTTTGTTGCAGGCTTCTCAGAAACAATCCATGTTGCAGAAGCTATTGGCGCACTACTACTTGGACTTGTTTTCTCTGAAACAGAGCACAGCCATCGTATCGAACAGCTTGTTGTTCCTTTCCGTGATTTCTTCGGAGCTATTTTCTTCTTCAGCTTCGGATTAACGATTGACCCATTTGAGTTAGGCGGTGCAATCTGGTTTACTCTTGGCGCTGTCATTCTGACCATTCTCGGAAACTTTATCGCAGGTATGATTGCCGGAAGAAGAACAGGCTTGTCACATAAAGCATCCGCAAACATCGGCTTAACCATTGTGTCTCGCGGTGAATTTTCCATCATTGTCGCAAACTTAGGAATCGCTGGCGGTCTCATGCCAATGCTCAAACCATTCTCTGCCCTTTACGTATTAATACTGGCTATTTTAGGTCCTTTGCTGACAAAAGAATCATCAAAAATCTTCTATTTCCTGAATAAAATCTTTAAATGGAAAAAAGTTGACACAAAAAAGAAAAAAACTAGCCAAATATCATAACTTTTTGTTATGATATTTCTCCATTTAAGGTAAAATTAAGGTAAAGATGTATATCAATAAGGGTCAGGAGAAGGAGAATGGAGTTAGTAAATAAATTAATAGCAAATAAAAGTGCAAAACGAATTGTCATTTTCGGATTGCTTATTCTGGGGATTTACTTTTTAAGAAGTATGGTTAACCTAATGCTTTTTACCTTTATCCTTTCATTTTTAATGGATAGGCTAGAAAAAATTATTTCTAAAAAAATCCCAATCAAAAGAAACATTATCGTCAGCCTGCTTTACCTTATAACAATCAGTTTATTGTCGTATGGATTTATTAAGTATTTACCGATGCTCGTTGAGGAAATTACAGCATTGATTAGGCAGCTTATTGATTTTTACTCTCGCCCTCACGATAATGCCGTCTTGAATTATGTAGTAACAGCCATTCAAGCTAGGGACATTAACAGCTATTTGGAACAAGGACTTGGTTTTATTGTCGTATACTTTACGAATATCAGTGCATTTAGCATTCAGTTCTTGCTCGCGATTATATTAAGCTTTTTCTTCTTGCTGGAAAAGCCAAGACTCATTAAATACAAAGAAAATTTTAAAACAAGCAAGATTGCTGCTTTTTATAACGAGATAGCTTTTTTCGGAAAAAAATTCGTTTTAACATTCGGGAAAGTTCTTGAAGCACAGTTTATTATTGCGTTAGTCAATTGTATTTTAACAACGATTGGTTTATGGATTTTAGGATTCCCTCAATTGCTCGGCCTTTCCATCATGGTTTTCCTATTTGGTTTGATACCCGTAGCTGGAGTTATTATTTCTCTAATCCCGCTTTTAACAATTGGTTATACGATTGGCGGTTATATGTATATAATTATCCTCATCGTATTTATCTGCATAATACATGCGCTGGAAGCCTATGTTCTTAACCCAAAATTAATGTCTTCCAAAACAGATTTGCCTGTTTTCTTCACATTCATTGTGCTGATTTTCTCAGAGCATTTCTTTGGAGTTTGGGGCTTAATTCTCGGGATACCTGTATTTGTATTCCTGCTTGATATCCTCCAAGTTCAGAGTATTCATACGGAAGATAAACAAAAAAAGTCGATGGAGTAATTACCATCGACTTTTTTTGTTAGATTTTCATGATTCCGCCAGTACTTGCGGAAGTAACCAATTTAGAGTATCGAGCAAGATAGCCTGTTTTAACTTTTGGCTCAAAGCCTTTCCACTCCGATTTTCTTTGTTCCCATTCTGCTTCGTCAACGATAGCATCCATTGTACGATTTTCGATATCAATAACAATATGATCGCCGTCTTTTACGAATGCAAGCGGACCGCCTTCAGCAGCTTCCGGTGAAGCATGACCGATAGATAAGCCGCGGGAAGCTCCAGAGAATCGTCCGTCTGTTACAAGCGCTACTTTTGGTCCAAGACCCATCCCCACAATTTGCGAAGTCGGTGCAAGCATTTCCGGCATTCCCGGTCCACCCTTTGGACCTTCATAGCGGATGATTACAACATGGCCAGGCTGTACCTTGCCTTTTGAAATTCCTTCAAGGGCATCCTCTTGTGATTCAAAACAAATAGCAGGCCCTTCGTGTTTTGTGATACCATTTTGGACCCCGCCTGTTTTGATGATTGCA is part of the Niallia taxi genome and harbors:
- a CDS encoding mannitol-1-phosphate 5-dehydrogenase — protein: MKAIHFGAGNIGRGFIGLLLHQSKYEVHFVDVNEKVIDEINQEGTYNVFLANDAKDQFTVTNIKGINSKANPEKAVEEIASADLVTTAIGPNILKFIAPLIADGLKARKAKNGQFLNIIACENMIGGSTELKKFVFEHLNDEEKTWAEEYIGFPDSAVDRIVPNQSNEKLLDVLVEPFFEWVIDETEIKGDKPEIPEAHFVENLTAYIERKLFTVNTGHATTAYLGNIKDYKTISETIAHKAVEEKVLQVLGETGKVLVEKYKFDKEEHQKYIQKIIGRFSNPHIVDDVKRVGRSPLRKLSRNDRLVAPAMEYVELFKEIPAGLVEVMASAMLFFSSEDQESVELKELIQSKGAEQAFIEVSGLSADNKLVSAVAAAYKEIQ
- a CDS encoding PTS sugar transporter subunit IIA; amino-acid sequence: MSILKKENIILNSNVSEKTEAIKLAGQILVDQGYVSADYIPAMLQREELSSTYMGNFLAIPHGTDEAKAAVLQSGLSVVQVPNGVDFGDGNIVKLLVGIAGKDGEHLEILSQIAIVCSEEENVEKLVQAKSEEEIISILSEVN
- a CDS encoding BglG family transcription antiterminator; translated protein: MVISARERLILQFLLEDMKEDVTIKQLADIVNVSERTIHRDLKNIEDVLQAFHLKLQKKAGVGVKVIGAQGDIYQLRVTILKQDFTEYTPDERLIVALCTLLDNKEPVKLFSLANDMGVTTATVSHDLDKLEPIIKRYDLQLVRKRGYGIELEGSEDAKRKAITSLISERFDVPEFLKMVRDNIQKKSTNKIDSISERLLGLVHKEKIILIEGIIEEINEELPYSLADSSYVGLVVHIALAMERIQRGENITLQEDYLRELKSTKEFSFARKIAARLERTFEVTIPDEEIGYITMHLRGAKIRYDKDIGIKDENIEVAVIVQSLIKNVENLLHTRLLDETLSQGLLAHLQPALYRLKQKMRISNPLLSNIKDDYYELFKVVKKAAELTLPNQDIPEEEIGYLVLHFGAALNSKQLTTKLRVLIICSSGIGTSKMLAAKIGNEIPGLSEIKTASVFEMKNISLDEYDAILSTIPIEDMNRDYFVVSPILTNHELELVKNFLQKKGGQLTEKAEPANDGVEILSLSFQHFDQLGKQVTVLADLLKDFEVWKAGDADLNKVLQDGLERLLYKGSILDANEVLCSLQNREKIGGLAIPDTTLALYHTRSDKVSYPSFNIIDATTAYELKAMNGGSEKVTRILLLLAPFELTSSTLELLSFISSLIIQSQTSIKLFENGTKDELAHFISNQYLKNYIHTNQEATKCLY
- a CDS encoding PTS mannitol transporter subunit IICB, which translates into the protein MSNENNKGFRVKIQRFGSHLSGMVMPNIGAFIAWGIITALFIPSGYFPNESFAQLVDPMIKYLLPLLIGYTGGKMVYDVRGGVVGAIATMGVIVGSDIPMFLGAMIMGPLGGYLIKKVDDLFRGKVKAGFEMLVNNFSAGILGAIITLLALKFVGPLVEALSQMLSSGVEFIVDANLLPLASILIEPAKVLFLNNAINQGILGPIGVDQAKEVGKSILFLLEANPGPGLGVLLAYSIFGKGTSKQTAPGAAIIHFLGGIHEIYFPYILMKPAMLLAVIGGGMSGVFTFTVFNAGLVATPSPGSIIAIMALSPKGEHLGVLAGVIVAAVVSFVIGAIVLKTSKGEAEDINAAAEKMQELKGKKSSVAGAVTGADASVEAAEATNEAAEFDYSTVKKIIFACDAGMGSSAMGASIMRNKVKKAGVEGVDVTNTSIANLPNDADLVITHKDLTDRAVAKLPNAQHVSVENFMNSPKYDEIINNLK
- a CDS encoding hemolysin family protein gives rise to the protein MEIFNIILFAILIAFTGFFVATEFAIVKVRGSRIDQLVAEGRKGALAAKRVTSHLDEYLSACQLGITVTALGLGWIGEPTVEAILHPVFEKFHVSGSVSTILSFGIAFVSVTFIHVVVGELAPKTVAIQKAEMITLLFSPPIIWFYRLLYPFIWLLNGSARVLTGMFGLKPASEHELAHSEEELRILMSESYKSGEINKNELAYVNNIFEFDERIAKEIMVPRTEMVTISLDNTFDEIMDILEEENYTRYPLVNGDKDNVIGLINIREFLTARIQEQEQMDLENYMKPIIRVIETIPIRDLLIKMQKERTHMAILLDEYGGTSGIVTAEDILEEIVGDIRDEFDEDEVAEIRKIKENHYILSGKVLISEVNDLLGIHLSEEEVDTIGGWFLTNNFEAVEGDEIEEEDYVFKLKSIEEHHIHFIEVFKTSIKKETI
- a CDS encoding tyrosine-type recombinase/integrase, with protein sequence MEVVEAIKDLKQINSMKRYLKKQSERDYLLFLLGINTGLTITELLDIRISDLLEGDGICDFYTIKKDDLRDERKVYLNQKVKKEILHYVSTCNHEPDSYLFQSKKSKNHLSRQQAYRIIHQAAEALGIGSNIGTNSMRKTFGYHAYKRGVAISLLQKHFHHSTKQETYKFLGINKEEVTIPRIDVNL
- a CDS encoding cation:proton antiporter regulatory subunit, whose product is MNIRETELPGIGKKFELITKNNDKVVIVIHDDGRREVYHFDDDDHEESISSVTFNDLESRQIAGILGGMAYKPKALENIEMAFNDLIIEWYKVERDSKAANHTIGDMDIRNNYKVNVIAIMKKGADKMLSPGPDTLVEAGDTLVISGERQHLKKIILEQLTKSTGGDT
- a CDS encoding cation:proton antiporter translates to MDHLVFEVGTALLLVALAAILAGKLKFSIIPFLIIVGMLVGPHAPHFGIIDLRFIESAEIINFMGRIGVLFLLFYLGLEFSVGKLIKSGRSIVTAGTIYIIINFSLGLIYGFLNGFDVIEVFIISGIITISSSAIVAKVLVDLRRTGNAETELILGIIMFEDIFLAVYLSVISGLVLGDATSIGGTLLSIGTALGYMLLFFVIARKGAPLLNKLLDISSNEIFIIVIFAALFFVAGFSETIHVAEAIGALLLGLVFSETEHSHRIEQLVVPFRDFFGAIFFFSFGLTIDPFELGGAIWFTLGAVILTILGNFIAGMIAGRRTGLSHKASANIGLTIVSRGEFSIIVANLGIAGGLMPMLKPFSALYVLILAILGPLLTKESSKIFYFLNKIFKWKKVDTKKKKTSQIS
- a CDS encoding AI-2E family transporter; translation: MELVNKLIANKSAKRIVIFGLLILGIYFLRSMVNLMLFTFILSFLMDRLEKIISKKIPIKRNIIVSLLYLITISLLSYGFIKYLPMLVEEITALIRQLIDFYSRPHDNAVLNYVVTAIQARDINSYLEQGLGFIVVYFTNISAFSIQFLLAIILSFFFLLEKPRLIKYKENFKTSKIAAFYNEIAFFGKKFVLTFGKVLEAQFIIALVNCILTTIGLWILGFPQLLGLSIMVFLFGLIPVAGVIISLIPLLTIGYTIGGYMYIIILIVFICIIHALEAYVLNPKLMSSKTDLPVFFTFIVLIFSEHFFGVWGLILGIPVFVFLLDILQVQSIHTEDKQKKSME